In Taeniopygia guttata chromosome 7, bTaeGut7.mat, whole genome shotgun sequence, a single window of DNA contains:
- the GCG gene encoding pro-glucagon encodes MKMKSIYFVAGLLLMIVQGSWQNPLQDTEEKSRSFKASHSEPIEEPRQLNEVKRHSQGTFTSDYTKYLDTRRAQDFVQWLMSTKRNGQQAQEDKENNKVPDQLSSNAISKRHAEFERHAEGTYTSDITSYLEGQAAKEFIAWLVNGRGRRDFPEKALLAEEMGRRHADGTFTSDINKVLDDMAAKEFLKWLINTKVTQRDLLEEYQ; translated from the exons atgaaaatgaaaagcatttattttgttgCTGGTCTCCTTTTAATGATAGTTCAAGGCAGCTGGCAAAATCCTCTTCAGGATACAGAGGAGAAATCAAG ATCATTCAAAGCTTCCCATTCTGAACCAATAGAGGAACCAAGACAGCTGAATGAAGTGAAACGTCACTCACAAGGCACATTTACCAGTGATTACACCAAGTACCTGGACACCAGACGAGCTCAGGACTTTGTGCAATGGTTAATGAGCACTAAAAGAAATGG CCAACAAGCACAGGAggacaaagaaaataacaaagttCCTGACCAGCTCTCAAG CAATGCAATCTCCAAGCGCCACGCTGAATTTGAGAGACACGCTGAAGGCACCTACACCAGTGACATCACCTCTTACTTGGAAGGTCAAGCTGCCAAAGAGTTCATTGCTTGGTTAGTGAATGGACGAGGAAGAAGAGA TTTCCCAGAAAAAGCTCTTCTGGCTGAAGAAATGGGTCGAAGACATGCAGATGGCACTTTCACCAGTGATATCAACAAAGTTCTTGATGACATGGCTGCCAAAGAGTTCCTAAAATGGCTAATTAACACAAAAGTTACCCAAAG agacCTTTTGGAAGAATACCAgtaa